One part of the Lotus japonicus ecotype B-129 chromosome 2, LjGifu_v1.2 genome encodes these proteins:
- the LOC130736378 gene encoding uncharacterized protein LOC130736378: MVISAASDAVKCRMFPATFKGTAMAWFTTLPRGSITNFRDFSSKFLVQFSASKTKQVTIEDLYNVRQSEGETLKQYVKRFSAALVKIEESEPNACTRAFKNGLQPGKLNSKLSRKPAKSMAEVRARANTYILDEEDDAFKRRRAKVEKDGEQRDMSPEDKLSKEKAEGSRRRDRKVRTGEKAPRESLYPKKENFE, translated from the coding sequence atggtgatcagCGCCGCTTCTGATGCAGTCAAGTGTAGGATGTTTCCAGCCACATTCAAAGGAACGGCAATGGCATGGTTCACAACTCTACCACGAGGATCCATCACGAACTTTCGTGACTTTTCGTCCAAATTCCTTGTCCAGTTCTCGGCAAGCAAAACTAAGCAGGTGACGATTGAAGATTTGTATAATGTGCGTCAATCCGAGGGCGAGACTTTGAAGCAGTACGTGAAACGGTTCAGCGCTGCGTTAGTAAAGATAGAGGAATCTGAGCCAAATGCCTGCACCCGCGCCTTTAAAAACGGATTGCAGCCAGGAAAGCTAAATAGTAAATTGAGCAGAAAGCCAGCCAAGTCAATGGCGGAGGTGCGAGCCCGGGCGAACACGTACATACTCGACGAGGAGGATGACGCTTTTAAGCGGAGGCGCGCGAAGGTAGAGAAGGATGGCGAACAGAGGGACATGTCACCAGAAGACAAGCTAAGCAAGGAGAAAGCAGAGGGAAGCAGAAGACGGGACAGGAAGGTTCGGACTGGGGAAAAGGCACCGAGGGAATCTTTGTATcccaaaaaggaaaattttgagTGA